The genomic interval GTCGCTGTCCGTCTCGGGCAGCGAGGCGGTCCGGGCGCTCGACGACTGCATCTGCTCGAAGGTCTTTTTCGGAGTGGACGGCATCGACCTCGAGCACGGCATCACCACCTCGACGATCGAGGAGGCGAAACTCACGCGGCGGATGATGGAGGCTGCCTCGCAGACGATCGTGCTGGCCGATTCCTCGAAATTCGGACAGCGCGGCTTCGGCCGTATCGGTTCGCTCGAGGAGATCGACGTGATCGTGACCGAAGCGGAGGTTTCCGAACAGATGGCTTCGGCGCTCGAAGAGGCGGGGGTCGATCTGATCGTCGTGAAGTAGGCGGAAGCGCCGGCTGACGGCGCCGCTTCGGGGACGGGGGCGTCGGGGAAGGAACCGGATGCCGGCTGTTGAAAAAATTTCCGGAAAAGTTTTGCATGCCCGGTGAAAAAGCCCTACCTTTGTACCCAATTAAGCGACGTTCGAATCCTGGACATGAATTGCAACCGCGACATATCTTCCGCACGGGTTTTCCGGCAGCAGGACTATTGGTCGGGGTTTCATTCTCCGGCGGATCCGGGCATTATTGTTTCATTAGGGTAACTGTTTCGGTTGCCCTATTTTTTTGCGCCTGCAACCATGAAGACCGTATATACCGGCGCCCGGATTTTCCGCGGCGGCCGTTTCGAAGAGGGCGATCTGGCCGTCGAGGGGAGCCGCATCGCACCCGCCGGGGAGCGCCGACCGGACGACCGGACGGTGGATCTGACCGGACTGGTCGTCGTCCCCGGACTGGTGGACGTCCATGTCCACCTGCGCGAACCGGGATTTCCGCAGAAGGAGACCGTCGCCACGGGAACCGCCGCCGCCGCCCGCGGGGGATATACGACGGTCTGTTCGATGCCGAACCTCAATCCCGCGCCCGACACGCCGGAGACGCTGGAGCGGCAGATGGAGATCATCCGCCGCGACGCCGCGGTGCGCGTGAAACCCTACGGCACGATCACGATGGGGCAGCGCGGCTGCGGGGAGTTGGTGGACTTCGGGGCGCTGGCCCCCTGGGTCGTGGGCTTTTCGGACGACGGACGCGGCGTGCAGTCGGCCGAACTCATGGAGGAGGCGATGCGCCGTGCGGCGGCCGTCGGCCGGCCGATCGTGGCCCATTGCGAGGTGGACGATCTGTTGCGCGGCGGGTATATCCACGACGGCGTGTACTGCCGCGAGCGCGGCCACCGGGGAATCTGCTCCGAGAGCGAGTGGCGGCAGGTGGAGCGCGACATCGAACTGTCGGCCCGAACGGGCTGCCAGTACCACGTCTGCCACGTCTCCACGAAGGAGAGCGTGCGTCTGGTGCGGCAGGCCAAGGCGTCGGGACTGCGCGTGAGCTGCGAAACGGCTCCGCACTACCTGCTTCTCACGGACTCGGATCTGAAGGAGGAGGGGCGTTTCAAGATGAATCCGCCGCTGCGCGGCCGCGAAGACCGCGAGGCGCTCGTGGAGGGCCTCGCCGACGGGACGATCGAGGTGATCGCCACCGACCATGCGCCGCATACGGCCGAAGAGAAGCTGCGCGGACTGGCCCGCAGCGCCATGGGCATCGTGGGGCTGGAGTGCGCCTTTCCGCTGCTTTACAGATATTTGGTGCTGCCCGGAACGATTCCGTTCGGGCGGCTCGTCGAGGCGATGGCTCTCGCGCCTCGGCGGATATTCGGCCTCGAAGGGGGCGTGGAGCCCGGCGACGAGGCCGACTTCACGGTGCTGGACCTGGAGGCGGAGTACCGTCTCGATCCGGCGACGTTCCGTTCGAAGGGGCGCGCCACGCCTTTCGCCGCATGGCCCGTCCGGGGACGCGCCGTGCTGACGGTGGTCGGCGGGCGCGTGGCCTACGACGGGCGGAGCTGAGAGGCGCGGGGACCGGCCGGAAGCGGAGAAGGCTCCGTGCGGCGGATTCTGTTGCGGCGCGGGAAGGGGACTGCGCCCGTGCCGGGACGTTCGCGGAAACTATGAAATTCAAATAGATAAGGATGAAGCCATTTACGAAAAAAATTGTCCTGGAGAACGGCCGCGAGTTTTACGGCTACGGATTCGGGGCCGACCGGGAGGCGATCAACGAAATCGTCTTCAATACCTCGATGGTGGGGTATCAGGAGATTCTCTCCGATCCGTCCTACACCGATCAGATGGTCGTGATGACCTATCCGCTGATCGGCAACTACGGCACGGCCGAGGAGGATTACGAAACGAAATTCCCGACCATTGGCGGCATGATCGTCCGCGAGTACAACGACACGCCTTCGAACTTCCGTTACACGAAGACGCTGCACGAGGTGCTCGAGGAGCACAACATCCCGGCCGTTTCGGGCATCGACACCCGCACGCTGACGCGCATCATCCGCGACGAGGGTTCGCAGAAGGTGCTCGTCACCGACGCCGCGACGCCTTCCGGGGAGGCGATGCGCCGCCTGCGCGAATACGACCTCCCGCACGACATGGTTTCGCGCGTGAGCTGCCGCAAGCGCTGGTTCTCGCGCACGCCCAACCACCGGTGGGACGTGGTGGCCGTCGATTGCGGCATCAAGTACAACATCATCCGCAAACTCAACGAGAAGGGATGCAACGTCACCGTCGTCCCGTTCGACGCCTCGGTCGAGGAGATTCTCGCCTTCCGTCCCGACGGCATCTTCCTCTCGAACGGTCCGGGCGATCCCACGGATGTCCGGCCCGTGATCGAGAAGGTGCGGGCGCTTCGGGGACGTCTGCCGATCTTCGGCATCTGCATGGGCCATCAGCTCATTTCGCTGGCTTACGGCGCGCGGACCTTCAAGATGAAATTCGGCCACCGCGGCGGCAACCATCCCGTCAAGTGCCTGGCCACGGGCAAGATCGAAATCACGAGCCAGAACCACAGCTTCGCCGTGGACATCGAGTCGCTGAAGGGTACGCCTCTCACGCTCACGCACGTCAATCTGCTGGACGGCACGGCCGAGGGCGTCGAGTGCGCCGCCGACCGGGTCTTTTCGGTGCAGTACCATCCCGAGAGCGCGCCGGGTCCGCAGGACAGCGCCTATTTGTTCGATAAGTTCATTAAAATGATGGAGGAGTACAAAAATGCCTAAGAGAAAGGATATCAACAAGGTAATGGTCATCGGCTCGGGGCCCATCGTCATCGGGCAGGCCGCCGAGTTCGACTATGCGGGCACGCAGGCCTGCATGGCCCTCAAGGAGGAGGGTTACGAAGTGGTGCTGGCCAACTCGAACCCCGCGACCATCATGACCGACACGCATATCGCCGACAAGGTTTACATGGAGCCGCTGACGCTCGAGTACGTCGCCAAGATCATCCGCTACGAACGTCCCGACGCCATCGTTCCGGGGCTGGGTGGCCAGACGGGTCTGAACCTGGCGGTGCAACTGGCCAAGAAGGGCATTCTGAAGGAGTGCCAGGTCGAGATTCTGGGCACGTCGTTCGAGTCGATCGAGCGCGCCGAGGACCGCGAGCTGTTCAAGGAGCTGTGCGAGGAGCTGGGCGAGCCGGTGCTTCCCTCCGAGGTGGCCTCGTCGATCGACGAGGCCGTCGGGATCGCCGCGCAGATCGGCTATCCGGTGGTGCTGCGTCCCGCCTTCACGCTGGGCGGCACGGGCGGCGGCTTCGCCGACAACGAGCAGGAGCTGCGCGAGATGATGCGCAACGCACTCTTCCTCTCGCCCGTGCATCAGGTGCTCATCGAGAAGAGCATCAAGGGCTACAAGGAGATCGAGTACGAGGTGATCCGCGACAGCAACGACACGGCCATCGCCATCTGCAACATGGAGAATATCGATCCCGTAGGCGTGCACACGGGCGATTCGATCGTCGTGGCCCCGAGCCAGACGCTCACCAACCGCGAGTACCAGATGCTGCGCGACTCGGCGCTGAAGATCATCCGCGCCCTCCGGATCGAGGGCGGCTGCAACGTGCAGTTCGCGCTCGACCCGCTGTCGTTCAAATACTACCTGATCGAGGTCAATCCCCGCGTGTCGCGCTCCTCGGCCCTCGCGTCGAAGGCGTCGGGCTATCCCATCGCGCGGGTGAGCGCCAAGATCGCCGTGGGCATGACCCTCGACGAGATCCGCATCGCCAACACCCCGGCCTCGTTTGAACCGACGCTGGACTACGTGGTGACGAAGATCGCCCGCTTCCCGTTCGACAAGTTCTCTGACGCCTCGAACAAGCTGGGTACGCAGATGAAGGCCACGGGCGAAGTCATGTCCGTGGGCCGCACGATGGAGGAGTCGCTCCTGAAGGCCGTGCGGTCGCTCGAGACGGGCGTCTGCCACATCCACCACAAGAAGTTCGACACGTGGTCGAACGACGAGCTGCTCGACTACATCAAGGACGGCACGGACGACCGGCTCTACGCCATCGCGCAGTTGATCCGCGGCGGCATCGACCTCGTGCTGATCTACAACCGGACGAAGATCGACATGTTCTTCCTCGAGAAGTTCAAGAACATCGTCGAGTTCGAGAGCGTCGTCCGTGCGCATCCGATGGACGTCGAGACGCTGCGCGACGCCAAACGCATGGGCTTCAGCGACAAGTATATCGGGCAGTTGTGGGGCCTCTCGCAGCACGACATGTACCGTCTGCGCGAGAAGAACGGCATCTTCCCCGTCTATAAGATGATCGACACGTGCGCCAGCGAGTTCGCCTCCTACGTACCCTATTTCTACTCGACCTACGAGCTGGAGAACGAATCCGTGGTGAGCGGCAAGGAGAAGATCGTGGTGCTCGGCTCCGGTCCGATCCGCATCGGGCAGGGCGTCGAATTCGACTACTCCACGGTGCACGCCATCTGGTCGATCCGCGAGGCGGGCTACGAGGCCATCATCATCAACAACAATCCCGAGACCGTCTCGACGGACTACACCACCAGCGACAAGCTCTACTTCGAACCCCTCACGGTCGAGGACGTGATGAACGTCGTGCACCTCGAAAAACCCAAGGCGATCGTCGTGTCGCTCGGCGGCCAGACGGCCATCAATCTCGCCGAGCCGCTCGCCGAGCTGGGCGTGCCCATCATCGGCACGGACTGCGCGGCGATCCGCAACGCCGAGGACCGCGGCTGTTTCGAGCGGATCATGGAGGAGCTGGGCATTCCTCAGCCCGAGGCCGAGGCCGTGACGGACATCGAGGCCGGCGTGCGGGCCGCCGCGCGTATCGGCTATCCGGTGCTGGTGCGTCCGAGCTACGTGCTGGGCGGCCGCGCCATGCAGATCGTCTCGAACGAGGAGCGGCTGCGCCACTACCTCCAGACGGCCGTCGAGGTGAACGAGGATTCGCCCGTGCTGGTGGACCGTTACATCATGGGCAAGGAGCTGGAGGTGGACGCCATCTGCGACGGCCGCGACGTCTTCATTCCCGGCATCATGGAGCATGTCGAGCGCACGGGTATCCACTCGGGCGACTCGATCAGCGTCTATCCGACCTTCAGCGTGAGCCGGAAGGCCAAGGAGAAGATCATCGACTACACGGTGCGGCTGGGTCTGCGCATCGGCATCGTGGGTCTCTACAACATCCAGTTCATCCTCGACGGCGACGACGAGGTGTATGTCATCGAGGTCAATCCGCGCTCGTCGCGCACCGTGCCTTTCCTCTCGAAATCCACGGGTGTGCAAATGGCCCACATCGCCACGCAGGTGATTCTGGGCCGCTCGCTGCGCGAGCAGGGCATCACGGAGGTCTATGGCCGGGAGAAGGAGCGCTGGTACGTGAAGGCGCCGGCCTTCTCGTTCGCCAAGATCCGCGGCATGGACTCCTACCTCTCGCCCGAGATGAAGTCCACGGGCGAGGCGATCGGCTACGACGACAAGCTGACCCGCGCGCTCTACAAGGCGTTGCAGGCCACGGGCATGAACGTCTCGAACTACGGCACGATCTTCGTCACGATCGCCGATCAGGACAAGGAGCAGGCGTTGCCGCTCGTGCGCCGTTTCTACGATCTGGGCTTCAACGTCGAGGCGACGACCGGCACGGCCGAATTCCTGCGCGAGCACGGCATCCGCACCCGCACGCGGCGCAAGCTCAACGAGGGCAGCTCGGAGATCATCGACGCGCTGCGGCAGGGGCATGTGAGCTACGTCATCAACACGATCGACATCAACCAGCACAACACGCGTCTGGACGGGTACGAGATCCGCCGCACGGCCGTCGAGAACAACGTGACGGTCTTCACGGCGCTCGAGACGGTGAAGGTGCTGCTCGACGTGCTGGAGGAGATCACGCTGCGCGTTTCGACCATCGACTCGAAATAGGGATGCCGGCGGGAGGAGGGAACCGTAGGCGGTGTGTGGCCTGGACGTGCGGAGAACGGGGGCGGTTTGCCTGCGGACCTGCGGACAGGTGTCCGTTCGCGGACCGGGTCGCACGGAGCAGGCGGCCGTCCGGTTCTGCGGCGCTTTTGCCGGGCCGAAAGCGATTTGGAAGATTATATGTATAAGAAAGCAGTTTACAGAATCCGTGCGAACGAGCCGCTGACGGCCGCCGTGTGGCGCATGACGCTGGAGGGCGACACGCGGTGGATCGCAGCGCCCGGGCAGTTCGTCAATATCGCGCTGGAAGGACGGTATTTGCGCCGTCCGATTTCGGTCTGCGACTACGACGAGGATTCGATCACGTTGATTTATAAGGTAGTAGGTGGGGGAACCGCGCAGATGAGCCGTATGCGGCCGGGCGAGTGCCTCGACCTGCTCACGGGGCTGGGCAACGGCTTCTCGACGGCCAACGACGCCCGGCGGCCGCTGCTCGTCGGGGGCGGCGTGGGCGTTCCGCCGCTCTACGGCCTGGCCCGGAAGCTGCTCTCCGAGGGGCGGCCGGTGCAGGTCGTGCTGGGCTTCAACACTGCCGCGGAGGTCTTCTGCGAGGAGGAGTTCCGCGCGCTGGGATGCGACGTGACGGTCGCCACGGCCGACGGGTCGCGCGGCGTGCGGGGCTTCGTCACGACGGCCATCGCCGAACGGACGCCCGATTTCGACTACTTCTACGCCTGCGGCCCGCTGCCGATGCTGCGGGCGCTCGCCGAGGCGGTCGCGCAGGACGGACAGCTCTCCTTCGAGGAGCGCATGGGCTGCGGCTTCGGCGCCTGCATGGGGTGTTCGTGCAAGACCAAATACGGGAACAAGCGCATTTGCAGGGAGGGTCCCGTGCTGGAGAAAGGAGAGGTGATATGGTGAACGATACGCAAAAGAGCGTCTCCGCACCGGAAGGGGCGGCGGCGCGAGACCTTTCGGTCGAGCTGTGCGGTCTGAAGCTGGACAATCCGGTGATTCCGGCCAGCGGGACTTTCGGCTACGGCAACGAGTTCCGCGAGTTCTACGACATCAACATCCTCGGGTCGTTCTCGTTCAAGGGGACGACCCGCGAGGCGCGTTTCGGTAATCCGACGCCCCGCATCGCCGAGTGCGAGGCGGGCATGATCAACGCCGTGGGGTTGCAGAATCCCGGCATCGACCGCGTGATCGTCGAGGAGCTGCCGCGGCTGAAGACCTTCTTCCGCAAGCCCGTGATCGCCAATATTTCGGGTTTCTCGGTCGAGGAGTACGCCTACTGCTGCGAGCGGATCGACCGCGAGGAGCAGGTGGGGCTGATCGAGGTGAACGTCTCGTGTCCCAACGTGCGGCACGGGGGCATGTCGTTCGGCACGTCGCCCGAGGCGGCGGCCGAGGTGACGCGCGCGGTGAAGGCCGTGACGACCAAGCCGGTGGTCATCAAGCTGTCGCCCAACGTGACGGACATCGTAGCGATCGCCCGGGCGTGCGAACGGGCGGGGGCCGACGGATTGTGCCTCATCAACACGATGCTGGGCATGCGCATCGACCCGGTGCGGCGGCGTCCGGTGATCGCCAACACGATGGGCGGATTCTCCGGGCCCGCGATCTTCCCCGTGGCCGTGCGCATGGTCTATCAGGTGAGCCGGGCGTGCCGCATTCCGGTCATCGGCTGCGGCGGCGTTGCGACGGCACGCGACGTGATCGAGATGATGATGGCCGGGGCGACGGCCGTAGAGGTCGGCGCGGCGAATCTGGTGAATCCCTACGCCTCGAAGGAGATCGTCGAGGCGCTGCCCGCGGAGATGGAGCGGCTGGGCATCGGCTGCCTGCGCGACATCGTAGGCTGCGTGGAGTGACGCACCGGACGGAGTGAAGAGACCAACGGCCTCTCGGAGCGCGGCATGTCCGGGCCCGGGGAGGCGGCGACGAAAAGCAAAAAACTTACAGCATGCAACACGACGTAATCATCGCCTGCGACTTCAAGTCCGCGGCGGACACATTCGGCTTTCTCGACCTGTTCCGGGGCGAGGAGCGCAAACCCTTTCTGAAGATCGGCATGGAGCTGTTCTATGCCGAGGGACCCGAAATCGTGCGCGAGATCAAGCGCCGCGGCCACCGGATTTTCCTCGACCTGAAGCTCCACGACATACCCAACACCGTGCGCAAGGCGATGGCCGTGCTGTCGCGGCTGGACGTGGACATGTGCAACGTCCATGCCGCCGGGACGATCGAGATGATGAAGGCCGCGCGCGAGGGACTTACGCGCGAGGACGGCACGCGGCCCCTGCTGATCGCCGTGACGCAGCTCACCTCGACCAGCGAGGAGCGCATGCAGCGCGAGCTGCTGATCGGAGCCCCGATCGGCGAGACGATCGTGCAGTATGCCCGGAATGCCCGCGAGGCGGGGCTGGACGGCGTGGTCTGCTCGCCGCTCGAAGCCGGCATGGTGCACGGGGCGTGCGGCGCGGAGTTCCTGACCGTGACGCCCGGCGTGCGTTTCGCCGACGGCGACGTGGCGGACCAGGTGCGCGTCACGACGCCGGCCCGCGCCCGGGAGATCGGCTCGGACTTCATCGTTGTGGGACGCCCGATCACCGCGGCTGCGGATCCCGTGGCGGCCTACCGCCGTTGCGTGGCCGAGTTCGTGGGGTGACGGACGCGCCGCGCGGACTGCCGGAGACGGCTGCGGCGGTGCGGTCGGGGCGCTGCATGTCCGGTTCGGCGTGCGGCGCGGCAGGCGAATCGGGCGGCGCCGTACGGAATTCGCGCGGCGAAGCCGGAATTGTCGTATATTTGCAGGGGCGCATCCGTGCGCGACTGCATGAAAAAGCACCGTTTTATGAAACCCGTGAAACTGTTTTACCTGAAGAACTGCCCCTTCTGCAAGAAGGCGCTGCGGTATATCGAAGAGGCGAAAGCCGCGCATCCCGAACTGGCGGAGGTCGAGATCGAGATGATCGAGGAGTCCGAGCAGCCCGGGGTGGCCGACGGATTCGACTATTACTATGTGCCTACGTTCTATGTGGACGGCGAAAAGGTCCACGAAGGCGGAATCTATCCCGAGGAGGTGGAGCGGATTCTGCGGCGGGCGCTCGGCGCGTGCCGGACGACTGAGAACCGATAAACAAGAATAAGTATGGAGAAAGCTATTGCGAAAGACCTGCTCTCGATCGGCGCGGTGTTCCTGCGTCCCGAGCAGCCGTTCACGTGGGCGAGCGGAATCAAAAGCCCGATTTATTGCGACAACCGTCTGACGCTGTCCGCCCCCGAGGTGCGCGGGCGTGTCGAGGCGGGGCTTGCGGAGATCGTCCGCACGAAGTTTCCCGGCGCGGAGGTGCTGATGGGAACCTCCACGGCCGGCATCGCCCATGCCGCCATCACGGCGACGATCCTCGGCCTGCCGATGGGCTACGTGCGGTCGGGAGCCAAGGACCACGGCCGCGGCAACCGCATCGAAGGACGGCTCGAGAAGGGGCAGAAGGTGGTCGTCGTCGAGGACCTGATCTCGACGGGCGGATCGTGTATCGAGGTGGTCGAGGCGTTGCGCGAGGCGGGCGCCGAGGTGCTGGGCGTGGCGTCGATCTTCACCTACGGCATGAAGAAGGGCGTGGAGCGCCTGCGCGAGGCGAATGTCGTGAATTACAGTCTCTCGAATCTCGACGCGCTGGTGGAGGTGGCCGCCGACGAAGGGTATATCGAACCCGGGGACAAGGCGCGCCTGCTCCGGTTCCGCGACGACCCGTCGGACGAATCGTGGATGAACCGATAAACGGGCCGGAACCATGCGACATCTGATTGATCCGACCGATCTGACGGTCGAGGAGACCGAGCGGATCGTGGCGCTGGCGGAGGACATCATCGCCAACCGCGCCAAGTACCGCGAGTCCTGCAAGGGCAAAAAACTCGCCACGCTGTTTTACGAGCCTTCCACCCGCACGCGCCTGAGCTTCACCTCGGCGATGCTGGAGCTGGGCGGCGAGGTGATCGGCTTCTCCGACGCCAGCTCCTCGTCCGTGTCGAAGGGCGAGACCGTGGCCGACACGGTGCGCGTGATCCGCTGTTTCGCGGACATCATCGCCATGCGCCACTTCAAGGAGGGCGCGCCGCTCGTGGCCTCGCAGTATGCCGGCATTCCGGTCATCAACGCCGGGGACGGCAGTCACGCCCATCCGACGCAGACGTTGACGGACCTGCTGACGATCAAGCGCGAGAAGGGGCGTTTCGACCACCTGACGATCGGGTTCTGCGGCGACCTGAAGTTCGGCCGCACGGTCCATTCGCTCATCAAGGCGCTGTCGCGTTACGAGGGGATCCGCGTGATGCTCATCGCGCCCGAGGAGCTGCGCCTGCCCGATTACATGCTACAGGAGATGCGTTCCGCCTCGAAGCTGGAGTTCCGCGAGGTGCGCACGATGGAGGAGGTGATGCCCGAGCTGGACATCCTCTACATGACGCGCGTACAGAAGGAGCGCTTCCTCGACGAGGAGGAGTTCGACCGCGTGAAGGACAGCTTCGTGCTCGATCCGGGGAAGCTGCGCACGGCGCGGCCCGATATGATCGTGCTGCATCCGCTGCCGCGCGTGAACGAGATCACGCGCGAGGTGGACAACGACCCGCGTGCGGCTTACTTCCGGCAGGTAGAGAACGGAAAATTCGTGCGTATGGCATTGATCTATACGCTGCTGCGTTGGGCCGACGAGAACCGTCCGTTCGCCCGGATCCCGGTCTTCGGCGAGGAGTACGTCGTGAACGGAATGACCTGTTCGAATCCCCGCTGCATTTCGGCCACGGAAGACGTCGATCAGCTTTTCCGCCGCGCGGCCGACGGCGTGTGCCGCTGTGCCTACTGCGAGGCGAAGGCCCGGTAGCGGGTTCCCGTCCTGCGCGCGGGGCGTTTCCGTCCCGGGTGCCGGCGCGGAAGGGGTGTCCGGAAACTCTGCGAAGGTTTCCGGACACCCCTTCCGCATACGGCCGGGAGTTGTGTGCGTTTTTGTGCGGGAAGCCTCGGAAAATCGCGGGAAATGATTATCTTTGTCCTCGGAGAAAACATCGTTCGGGGTGTGGAGACGCGCCGCCGGACGCAGGTCGTCTCCGTTTGCCAGAACCGAATTAATGCCTGCTCTGCGATGAGTGAAAAAAGACCCGTTTCCCCGCTGGCGTGGGTTCCCAGCCTCTATTTCGCCATGGGCCTCCCGTTCGTGGTGCTGAACATGGTTTCGGCCGTACTGTTCAAGGACCTCGGCATTCCGGACGCACGGATCGCCTTCTGGACCTCGCTTATCATGTGGCCGTGGACGATCAAGTTCCTCTGGAGTCCCTTCC from Alistipes dispar carries:
- a CDS encoding dihydroorotase, whose translation is MKTVYTGARIFRGGRFEEGDLAVEGSRIAPAGERRPDDRTVDLTGLVVVPGLVDVHVHLREPGFPQKETVATGTAAAARGGYTTVCSMPNLNPAPDTPETLERQMEIIRRDAAVRVKPYGTITMGQRGCGELVDFGALAPWVVGFSDDGRGVQSAELMEEAMRRAAAVGRPIVAHCEVDDLLRGGYIHDGVYCRERGHRGICSESEWRQVERDIELSARTGCQYHVCHVSTKESVRLVRQAKASGLRVSCETAPHYLLLTDSDLKEEGRFKMNPPLRGREDREALVEGLADGTIEVIATDHAPHTAEEKLRGLARSAMGIVGLECAFPLLYRYLVLPGTIPFGRLVEAMALAPRRIFGLEGGVEPGDEADFTVLDLEAEYRLDPATFRSKGRATPFAAWPVRGRAVLTVVGGRVAYDGRS
- the carA gene encoding glutamine-hydrolyzing carbamoyl-phosphate synthase small subunit — encoded protein: MKPFTKKIVLENGREFYGYGFGADREAINEIVFNTSMVGYQEILSDPSYTDQMVVMTYPLIGNYGTAEEDYETKFPTIGGMIVREYNDTPSNFRYTKTLHEVLEEHNIPAVSGIDTRTLTRIIRDEGSQKVLVTDAATPSGEAMRRLREYDLPHDMVSRVSCRKRWFSRTPNHRWDVVAVDCGIKYNIIRKLNEKGCNVTVVPFDASVEEILAFRPDGIFLSNGPGDPTDVRPVIEKVRALRGRLPIFGICMGHQLISLAYGARTFKMKFGHRGGNHPVKCLATGKIEITSQNHSFAVDIESLKGTPLTLTHVNLLDGTAEGVECAADRVFSVQYHPESAPGPQDSAYLFDKFIKMMEEYKNA
- the carB gene encoding carbamoyl-phosphate synthase large subunit, with the translated sequence MPKRKDINKVMVIGSGPIVIGQAAEFDYAGTQACMALKEEGYEVVLANSNPATIMTDTHIADKVYMEPLTLEYVAKIIRYERPDAIVPGLGGQTGLNLAVQLAKKGILKECQVEILGTSFESIERAEDRELFKELCEELGEPVLPSEVASSIDEAVGIAAQIGYPVVLRPAFTLGGTGGGFADNEQELREMMRNALFLSPVHQVLIEKSIKGYKEIEYEVIRDSNDTAIAICNMENIDPVGVHTGDSIVVAPSQTLTNREYQMLRDSALKIIRALRIEGGCNVQFALDPLSFKYYLIEVNPRVSRSSALASKASGYPIARVSAKIAVGMTLDEIRIANTPASFEPTLDYVVTKIARFPFDKFSDASNKLGTQMKATGEVMSVGRTMEESLLKAVRSLETGVCHIHHKKFDTWSNDELLDYIKDGTDDRLYAIAQLIRGGIDLVLIYNRTKIDMFFLEKFKNIVEFESVVRAHPMDVETLRDAKRMGFSDKYIGQLWGLSQHDMYRLREKNGIFPVYKMIDTCASEFASYVPYFYSTYELENESVVSGKEKIVVLGSGPIRIGQGVEFDYSTVHAIWSIREAGYEAIIINNNPETVSTDYTTSDKLYFEPLTVEDVMNVVHLEKPKAIVVSLGGQTAINLAEPLAELGVPIIGTDCAAIRNAEDRGCFERIMEELGIPQPEAEAVTDIEAGVRAAARIGYPVLVRPSYVLGGRAMQIVSNEERLRHYLQTAVEVNEDSPVLVDRYIMGKELEVDAICDGRDVFIPGIMEHVERTGIHSGDSISVYPTFSVSRKAKEKIIDYTVRLGLRIGIVGLYNIQFILDGDDEVYVIEVNPRSSRTVPFLSKSTGVQMAHIATQVILGRSLREQGITEVYGREKERWYVKAPAFSFAKIRGMDSYLSPEMKSTGEAIGYDDKLTRALYKALQATGMNVSNYGTIFVTIADQDKEQALPLVRRFYDLGFNVEATTGTAEFLREHGIRTRTRRKLNEGSSEIIDALRQGHVSYVINTIDINQHNTRLDGYEIRRTAVENNVTVFTALETVKVLLDVLEEITLRVSTIDSK
- a CDS encoding dihydroorotate dehydrogenase electron transfer subunit, which produces MYKKAVYRIRANEPLTAAVWRMTLEGDTRWIAAPGQFVNIALEGRYLRRPISVCDYDEDSITLIYKVVGGGTAQMSRMRPGECLDLLTGLGNGFSTANDARRPLLVGGGVGVPPLYGLARKLLSEGRPVQVVLGFNTAAEVFCEEEFRALGCDVTVATADGSRGVRGFVTTAIAERTPDFDYFYACGPLPMLRALAEAVAQDGQLSFEERMGCGFGACMGCSCKTKYGNKRICREGPVLEKGEVIW
- a CDS encoding dihydroorotate dehydrogenase, which gives rise to MVNDTQKSVSAPEGAAARDLSVELCGLKLDNPVIPASGTFGYGNEFREFYDINILGSFSFKGTTREARFGNPTPRIAECEAGMINAVGLQNPGIDRVIVEELPRLKTFFRKPVIANISGFSVEEYAYCCERIDREEQVGLIEVNVSCPNVRHGGMSFGTSPEAAAEVTRAVKAVTTKPVVIKLSPNVTDIVAIARACERAGADGLCLINTMLGMRIDPVRRRPVIANTMGGFSGPAIFPVAVRMVYQVSRACRIPVIGCGGVATARDVIEMMMAGATAVEVGAANLVNPYASKEIVEALPAEMERLGIGCLRDIVGCVE
- the pyrF gene encoding orotidine-5'-phosphate decarboxylase; the encoded protein is MQHDVIIACDFKSAADTFGFLDLFRGEERKPFLKIGMELFYAEGPEIVREIKRRGHRIFLDLKLHDIPNTVRKAMAVLSRLDVDMCNVHAAGTIEMMKAAREGLTREDGTRPLLIAVTQLTSTSEERMQRELLIGAPIGETIVQYARNAREAGLDGVVCSPLEAGMVHGACGAEFLTVTPGVRFADGDVADQVRVTTPARAREIGSDFIVVGRPITAAADPVAAYRRCVAEFVG
- a CDS encoding glutaredoxin family protein, encoding MKPVKLFYLKNCPFCKKALRYIEEAKAAHPELAEVEIEMIEESEQPGVADGFDYYYVPTFYVDGEKVHEGGIYPEEVERILRRALGACRTTENR
- the pyrE gene encoding orotate phosphoribosyltransferase → MEKAIAKDLLSIGAVFLRPEQPFTWASGIKSPIYCDNRLTLSAPEVRGRVEAGLAEIVRTKFPGAEVLMGTSTAGIAHAAITATILGLPMGYVRSGAKDHGRGNRIEGRLEKGQKVVVVEDLISTGGSCIEVVEALREAGAEVLGVASIFTYGMKKGVERLREANVVNYSLSNLDALVEVAADEGYIEPGDKARLLRFRDDPSDESWMNR
- the pyrB gene encoding aspartate carbamoyltransferase — its product is MRHLIDPTDLTVEETERIVALAEDIIANRAKYRESCKGKKLATLFYEPSTRTRLSFTSAMLELGGEVIGFSDASSSSVSKGETVADTVRVIRCFADIIAMRHFKEGAPLVASQYAGIPVINAGDGSHAHPTQTLTDLLTIKREKGRFDHLTIGFCGDLKFGRTVHSLIKALSRYEGIRVMLIAPEELRLPDYMLQEMRSASKLEFREVRTMEEVMPELDILYMTRVQKERFLDEEEFDRVKDSFVLDPGKLRTARPDMIVLHPLPRVNEITREVDNDPRAAYFRQVENGKFVRMALIYTLLRWADENRPFARIPVFGEEYVVNGMTCSNPRCISATEDVDQLFRRAADGVCRCAYCEAKAR